A window of Eubacteriaceae bacterium ES3 contains these coding sequences:
- a CDS encoding amino acid ABC transporter permease, with the protein MKETRSKGPSRANKVISAIFVAVILIGLLWFSVTSIGLKLDFTTLYQYRQRFWDGFMMTVMISLASLLVSLVIGALTALGQNARFLVISYFCRAYVQIIRGTPLLVQIYFFYYIIGTAWGVDNRYVAGVLILSIFEGAYISEIIRGGLASIDRQQYEVARSIGLTPIKTLQLVTLPILLARILPALAGQFASIIKDSSLLSVIAVIELTQTVQEISADNFRMFENYLFVGVLYFILTFSVSMLSGFLERRFNHEYRVNQYL; encoded by the coding sequence ATGAAAGAGACACGCAGTAAAGGACCATCGCGGGCCAATAAGGTGATCAGTGCTATTTTTGTGGCCGTTATTTTAATTGGCCTGCTCTGGTTTTCGGTGACTTCCATTGGGCTCAAACTGGATTTTACAACCCTTTACCAATACCGGCAGCGTTTCTGGGACGGCTTTATGATGACGGTGATGATATCGCTGGCCAGTTTACTGGTCAGCCTTGTCATTGGTGCGCTGACGGCCCTTGGTCAAAATGCCAGGTTTTTGGTCATCAGTTATTTTTGCCGGGCCTATGTTCAGATTATCCGGGGAACACCGCTGCTGGTTCAGATTTATTTCTTCTATTATATAATTGGAACAGCCTGGGGGGTAGATAATCGCTATGTGGCTGGGGTCCTGATTTTATCTATTTTCGAAGGTGCCTATATTTCGGAAATCATCCGCGGGGGGTTGGCCAGTATTGACCGCCAGCAATACGAGGTGGCCAGATCGATCGGACTGACGCCAATTAAAACTCTGCAGCTGGTGACCCTGCCAATTTTATTAGCACGGATTCTGCCGGCTCTGGCAGGGCAGTTTGCCTCGATTATCAAAGATTCTTCACTGCTGTCGGTGATTGCGGTGATTGAACTGACCCAGACTGTCCAGGAAATTTCGGCGGATAATTTTAGAATGTTTGAAAATTATCTTTTTGTGGGCGTCTTATACTTTATTCTGACCTTTAGTGTTTCGATGCTATCAGGCTTTTTGGAAAGGCGGTTTAACCATGAATATCGAGTTAATCAATATTTGTAA
- a CDS encoding FeoB-associated Cys-rich membrane protein: MANLIVGLIIIGVTSASIWKYRSEKKKGAKCVGCPHSSGSNCSCK; encoded by the coding sequence ATGGCGAATCTGATCGTCGGCTTAATCATCATCGGCGTTACTTCTGCCTCTATTTGGAAGTACCGAAGCGAGAAGAAAAAAGGCGCCAAGTGCGTGGGTTGCCCGCATAGCAGTGGCAGTAATTGCTCCTGTAAGTAG
- a CDS encoding transporter substrate-binding domain-containing protein, with the protein MKKLVLMLMVVSMAGLLLMGCSSNQEETASQDEPLIVGMELAYPPFETKDDAGNPSGVSVDLAYALGEYLGRPVEIENINWDGLIPSLQTGKVDVVISSMTITDEREEVVDFSVPYAHSYLGLLVNSNADVNQVEDLNQAGKVVAVKKGTTGNIYASNNLTNATINALSSENACVTEVIQGKSDAFIYDQLTIYRQNQANLDTTKALLIPFQDSESWGMAVNEGNEELLTEIDAFIESFKDQGGFNELTEKYLKEEKETFDALGFPWFFD; encoded by the coding sequence ATGAAGAAATTAGTGTTAATGTTAATGGTAGTGTCCATGGCTGGATTGCTGCTGATGGGATGCAGCAGTAATCAGGAGGAGACTGCCAGCCAGGATGAACCGCTGATTGTAGGAATGGAACTGGCTTATCCACCGTTTGAAACCAAGGATGATGCCGGCAATCCCAGCGGTGTCAGTGTTGATTTGGCCTATGCACTGGGTGAGTATCTGGGTCGGCCGGTAGAGATTGAAAATATCAACTGGGATGGGCTGATTCCATCACTTCAGACCGGCAAGGTGGATGTGGTGATTTCCTCGATGACAATCACCGATGAACGTGAAGAAGTTGTGGATTTTTCGGTACCCTACGCCCATTCCTATCTGGGATTGCTGGTTAATAGCAATGCCGATGTCAATCAGGTGGAGGATCTGAATCAGGCGGGTAAGGTTGTGGCTGTTAAAAAAGGCACCACCGGAAATATCTATGCCAGCAATAATTTAACCAATGCCACGATTAATGCTCTTTCCTCTGAAAATGCCTGCGTCACTGAGGTAATCCAGGGTAAGTCAGATGCCTTTATTTATGATCAGCTAACCATTTACCGACAAAACCAGGCCAATTTAGATACCACCAAAGCGCTTCTGATTCCTTTTCAGGACAGTGAAAGCTGGGGTATGGCCGTGAATGAGGGGAATGAAGAGCTATTAACCGAGATTGACGCTTTTATTGAAAGCTTCAAAGACCAGGGGGGCTTTAACGAATTGACCGAAAAATACCTGAAGGAAGAAAAAGAAACCTTTGATGCGCTTGGCTTCCCCTGGTTTTTTGACTAA
- a CDS encoding FeoA family protein — protein MSNLSEGEANVPYRIKEIRTEDQEMIEFLFSLGCYQDEEVTIISRLAGNIVISVKDARYSINTELAKVIII, from the coding sequence ATTTCCAATCTTTCCGAGGGGGAGGCCAATGTGCCTTATCGGATTAAAGAGATCAGAACTGAGGATCAGGAGATGATAGAATTTCTTTTTAGCCTGGGCTGCTACCAGGATGAGGAGGTTACCATCATATCAAGGCTGGCTGGAAACATTGTCATCTCGGTTAAGGATGCCAGGTACAGCATCAATACAGAGCTGGCCAAAGTGATTATTATTTAG
- a CDS encoding NAD(P)-dependent alcohol dehydrogenase, giving the protein MKTIAAVTHEKGQLSLEEVELANPKVSEVLVRNIACGVCHTDAAGLQQFIPVSLPIILGHEGVGIVEKVGEGVETLKPGDRVILSYPSCGTCSYCISGHPYACDHLNELFFSGTFKDGTKRFSQNGQEISSFFGQGAFSQYVVVDARNAVKVDIDSDDELAKLCSLGCGVQTGVGAVLYGLKPEAGSSLVVFGCGGVGMSAIMGAAIVGCSTIIAVDVNDERLELSKEFGATHTLNSKSVNVVEEIKKITNGGANYSVESSGISSVTLTALECLARLGKACVVSVTGPETIDLPIEMGLMNPSVTLMGLTEGGSNPQVLIPKLVEFYKEGKLPVDKLIKFYKLVELETAFADSHSGVTIKPIIKF; this is encoded by the coding sequence ATGAAAACGATTGCGGCTGTTACCCACGAAAAGGGACAATTGTCACTTGAAGAAGTAGAGCTGGCCAACCCAAAGGTTTCCGAGGTACTGGTGAGAAATATCGCCTGTGGCGTCTGCCATACCGATGCAGCAGGTTTGCAGCAGTTTATACCGGTTTCGCTGCCCATCATTCTTGGACACGAAGGCGTTGGCATTGTAGAAAAAGTTGGCGAAGGGGTGGAGACGCTAAAACCCGGCGATCGCGTTATTTTATCTTATCCGTCCTGCGGAACCTGTTCTTACTGCATATCGGGCCATCCCTATGCCTGTGATCATTTAAATGAGCTTTTCTTTTCCGGGACTTTTAAAGATGGCACCAAACGTTTCTCGCAGAATGGTCAGGAAATCTCCTCCTTCTTTGGACAGGGAGCATTTTCCCAATATGTTGTTGTTGATGCCCGCAATGCCGTAAAAGTTGATATCGATTCTGATGATGAGCTGGCAAAACTCTGTTCTTTGGGTTGCGGTGTCCAGACTGGTGTAGGGGCCGTTCTATACGGATTAAAACCGGAAGCCGGTTCTTCATTAGTCGTCTTTGGCTGCGGCGGGGTAGGTATGAGCGCCATCATGGGGGCCGCGATTGTGGGATGCTCGACCATTATTGCCGTTGATGTAAATGATGAACGCCTGGAGCTTTCCAAAGAATTTGGTGCGACCCATACTTTAAATTCCAAAAGTGTAAACGTTGTCGAGGAAATCAAAAAAATCACCAATGGCGGTGCCAACTACAGTGTTGAATCATCGGGCATTTCTTCTGTTACCCTGACAGCTCTTGAATGCCTGGCGCGGCTGGGAAAAGCCTGCGTAGTCAGTGTTACCGGACCGGAAACCATTGATCTGCCCATCGAAATGGGATTGATGAATCCTTCTGTTACCCTGATGGGACTGACCGAGGGTGGTTCAAACCCACAGGTGCTGATTCCCAAACTGGTGGAATTCTATAAAGAAGGCAAGCTGCCGGTTGATAAACTGATTAAGTTTTATAAACTGGTGGAACTCGAAACCGCCTTTGCCGATTCTCACAGCGGTGTGACCATTAAGCCAATCATAAAATTTTAA
- a CDS encoding secondary thiamine-phosphate synthase enzyme YjbQ, protein MEILKVTSGGRTDMVEITQQVKDYVRNSGIISGIVVLFVPHTTAGITLTEYADPNVMKDILNSINKLVPFEDNYTHEEGNAAAHIKASLFNFSSEFIIDEGELVIGGYQGIFFCEFDGPRERKVFAKIIEG, encoded by the coding sequence ATGGAAATACTGAAGGTTACATCAGGTGGCAGAACTGATATGGTTGAGATAACGCAACAGGTTAAAGACTATGTTAGAAACAGCGGAATCATCTCAGGTATAGTGGTCTTATTTGTTCCTCACACAACGGCCGGAATCACGCTGACCGAATATGCCGATCCCAATGTCATGAAAGACATACTAAATTCCATCAATAAGCTTGTGCCGTTTGAAGATAATTATACCCATGAAGAAGGAAATGCTGCCGCTCACATTAAAGCCAGTCTCTTTAATTTTTCAAGCGAATTTATTATCGATGAGGGCGAATTGGTTATTGGAGGCTATCAGGGGATCTTTTTCTGCGAATTTGATGGTCCCAGGGAGCGAAAAGTTTTTGCGAAAATCATTGAAGGTTAA
- a CDS encoding GGDEF domain-containing protein, with protein sequence MRRTNHLFMEIYLGFFLCIFEFTFFYVYYITGTVSTGTAFVLVLYFIYLVEQIILYARRQSGAQQKMGSGYLGYFIDLFFIFYCAYTIDLFYYFLLPVLCLNILIFCLGDQPVRVKSYSLILATFYLLLSLLLKHHLLTAIVQTVLLVGVAFFVDEIRQTVQEVYTQNERIMAEIEQKNQLLEHRAKTDFLTDLSNHQSFYQELDGMASKIAPIILILFDIDDFKKINDVYGHLCGDYVIREVAQIIRQQVRSTDIAARYGGEEFAILLPETEENTGRKIADRIREEIESHPFVFEAYNFQVTVSAGICSSSVTLKKSEQVLLVDQADSLLYESKRQGKNRVTGACL encoded by the coding sequence ATGAGAAGAACTAATCATCTGTTTATGGAAATTTATCTGGGATTTTTCCTCTGTATTTTTGAGTTCACATTTTTTTATGTCTATTACATTACGGGCACTGTGTCGACGGGAACCGCCTTCGTTTTGGTTCTTTACTTTATCTATCTGGTGGAACAGATTATTTTGTATGCCAGAAGGCAAAGTGGGGCCCAGCAAAAAATGGGATCAGGCTATCTGGGTTATTTCATTGATCTGTTTTTTATTTTTTATTGTGCTTATACCATAGATCTGTTTTACTATTTTCTGCTGCCGGTTCTGTGTCTGAATATCCTGATTTTCTGCCTGGGAGATCAGCCGGTCAGAGTGAAAAGCTATAGCCTGATTCTGGCAACATTTTACCTCCTGCTTTCACTCCTGCTTAAGCATCACTTACTAACAGCGATTGTTCAGACGGTCCTGCTGGTGGGCGTGGCTTTCTTTGTCGATGAGATCAGGCAGACAGTTCAGGAAGTTTACACACAGAATGAACGCATTATGGCGGAAATTGAACAGAAGAACCAGCTACTTGAACATCGGGCCAAAACGGATTTTTTGACAGACTTATCCAATCATCAGTCCTTTTATCAGGAACTGGATGGGATGGCATCTAAGATTGCGCCGATTATTCTGATTCTCTTTGACATTGATGATTTCAAGAAAATCAACGATGTCTACGGCCATCTCTGCGGTGATTATGTGATTCGTGAGGTAGCGCAGATCATCAGACAGCAGGTGCGTTCAACTGATATTGCAGCCCGGTATGGCGGTGAGGAATTTGCCATTCTGCTGCCGGAAACCGAAGAAAACACGGGACGAAAGATTGCCGATCGGATCCGCGAAGAAATTGAAAGCCATCCTTTTGTTTTTGAAGCTTATAATTTTCAGGTAACGGTTTCGGCCGGTATCTGCAGTTCATCGGTAACCTTGAAAAAATCAGAACAGGTGCTTCTGGTGGATCAGGCGGACTCACTGCTGTATGAGTCCAAACGCCAGGGGAAAAACCGGGTCACCGGGGCATGTTTGTAG
- a CDS encoding amino acid ABC transporter ATP-binding protein, with protein MNIELINICKTFQDELVLDDVCGCFEINSIAVIGPSGGGKSTLLRIIGGLLAPDSGSLKIDGETVIFSKKYLQTYHRNTGFVFQSKGLFEHLTAMENMLLPLRHTFGMGKSQALDISNRLFERFGLIDEKDKYPFQLSGGQQQRIAIARAVAVKPRLLLLDEPTSALDPEYTAEVLHMLGELQNDGIKTIIVTHEMGFAKNACQKVVFLSNNKIIESGDSAQIFKSPQSRELRQFLNKILEWKV; from the coding sequence ATGAATATCGAGTTAATCAATATTTGTAAAACCTTTCAGGATGAGCTGGTCTTAGATGATGTCTGCGGTTGTTTTGAAATTAATTCCATCGCAGTGATTGGTCCGTCAGGCGGTGGCAAGTCGACCTTACTCAGGATTATCGGTGGACTGTTGGCCCCTGATTCCGGCAGTTTGAAAATTGATGGTGAGACCGTCATCTTCAGTAAAAAATATCTCCAGACCTATCATCGGAATACCGGCTTTGTTTTTCAGTCGAAAGGGCTTTTTGAGCATCTCACCGCCATGGAGAATATGCTTTTGCCATTGCGACATACCTTTGGCATGGGAAAAAGCCAGGCCCTTGATATCAGCAATCGGCTTTTTGAGCGTTTTGGCCTGATCGATGAAAAAGACAAGTATCCCTTTCAGCTTTCCGGTGGTCAGCAACAGCGCATTGCCATTGCCAGAGCGGTGGCAGTAAAGCCCCGGCTGTTATTGCTGGATGAACCAACCTCAGCGCTGGACCCCGAATATACCGCCGAAGTGCTCCATATGTTGGGGGAGCTTCAAAATGATGGGATAAAAACCATTATTGTCACGCATGAAATGGGTTTTGCCAAGAACGCCTGTCAAAAGGTGGTTTTTTTGAGTAACAACAAAATCATTGAAAGCGGAGACAGCGCTCAGATCTTTAAGTCGCCGCAAAGTAGGGAGCTGCGGCAGTTTTTAAATAAAATCCTTGAATGGAAGGTTTAA
- a CDS encoding ferrous iron transporter B — protein sequence MKVALTGNPNSGKTTLFNAITGKIEKVGNWAGVTVDKKEGAIKPVYNKTGEPITAVDLPGAYSMSPYTSEESITSAFVKGENPDVIINIVDATNLSRSLFFTTQLLELGIPVVVALNKTDLSRRKKNLIDVGKLSTALGCQVVETVSTSGQGLEELINGVNNAVGKGQTAPFDGGSQELTSKTAVEAADVKRYDFVKGLVAKVEKREIASNAQTRQDAADRILAHKWLGIPIFALVMWGVFAISQTYVGPFFADLLVGWLEGFQGAVAASMDGVSPFLSALLVDGIIGGFIAIVGFLPLIMVLFFLLALLEDSGYMARVAVVMDRFFLKVGLSGKSIIPMIIGTGCAIPGVMATRTIKNERQRRTTAMLTPFMPCGAKLPVIALFAGVFFNDAGWVGTLMYFAAIAIIVLSALLVQRISGEKDAKSFFIMELPEYRLPSIKRATISMLSRAKGFIIKAGTIIVLCNMAVQIMQSFNWSLQLIEEGAESTSILAGIASPFALLFIPLGFGVWQLAAAAITGFIAKENIVGTLAVVYGISNFIDTEELALVSGASSVAEIMGLTSVTALAYLMFNLFTPPCFAAIGAMNSEMENAKWLWGGIGLQFGVGYTVAFLVNQVGTLITQGRLAEGFLPGLLIVAAIAVAVGYLVKKGNQKAEHRLLAAK from the coding sequence ATGAAAGTAGCGTTAACGGGAAATCCGAACAGTGGCAAAACGACACTGTTTAATGCCATTACCGGAAAGATTGAAAAGGTGGGAAACTGGGCCGGGGTTACAGTTGATAAAAAAGAAGGGGCAATTAAGCCGGTCTACAACAAGACCGGCGAGCCTATCACGGCGGTTGACCTGCCGGGCGCCTATTCCATGTCACCTTACACGTCAGAGGAAAGTATCACCAGTGCCTTTGTCAAAGGTGAAAATCCCGATGTTATCATCAACATCGTTGATGCCACTAATCTGAGCCGAAGTTTGTTTTTCACGACTCAATTGCTGGAGCTGGGGATTCCTGTTGTGGTTGCCCTTAATAAGACAGACCTGAGCCGCCGGAAAAAGAATCTGATCGATGTTGGAAAGCTTTCAACGGCTCTCGGCTGCCAGGTCGTCGAAACTGTCTCCACCTCCGGTCAAGGTCTGGAAGAACTGATTAATGGGGTTAACAATGCAGTCGGCAAAGGCCAGACAGCTCCCTTTGATGGTGGCAGCCAGGAGTTGACCTCCAAAACGGCAGTTGAAGCAGCGGATGTTAAGCGTTATGACTTTGTAAAGGGGCTGGTTGCCAAAGTTGAAAAAAGAGAAATTGCCTCCAACGCCCAAACCAGGCAGGACGCGGCTGATCGTATTTTGGCCCATAAGTGGCTGGGTATTCCAATTTTTGCCCTGGTCATGTGGGGAGTTTTTGCGATTTCCCAAACCTATGTCGGTCCCTTCTTTGCTGATCTGCTGGTTGGCTGGCTGGAAGGCTTCCAGGGGGCTGTTGCGGCTTCAATGGACGGGGTATCGCCGTTTCTGAGTGCCCTTTTAGTGGATGGAATCATTGGCGGCTTTATTGCCATCGTTGGCTTCCTGCCGCTGATTATGGTCCTTTTCTTTCTCCTGGCTCTGCTGGAGGACAGCGGATATATGGCCCGTGTCGCAGTGGTGATGGATCGTTTTTTCCTGAAAGTGGGGCTTTCCGGTAAATCGATTATTCCGATGATTATTGGAACAGGCTGTGCAATTCCTGGGGTTATGGCCACCAGAACCATCAAGAATGAACGGCAAAGACGAACGACCGCCATGCTGACGCCCTTTATGCCCTGTGGTGCCAAACTTCCTGTAATTGCATTGTTTGCTGGCGTCTTCTTTAATGATGCCGGTTGGGTTGGGACCCTGATGTACTTTGCAGCTATTGCGATTATTGTTTTAAGTGCTTTGCTGGTTCAGCGAATCTCTGGAGAAAAAGATGCCAAGTCTTTCTTCATTATGGAACTTCCGGAATACCGTCTGCCCAGCATCAAGCGGGCAACGATTTCTATGTTATCACGGGCCAAGGGCTTTATCATCAAAGCCGGAACCATTATTGTGCTGTGTAACATGGCAGTCCAGATTATGCAGTCCTTCAACTGGTCGCTGCAGCTGATTGAAGAAGGGGCAGAATCCACCAGTATTCTGGCCGGGATTGCATCACCTTTTGCCCTTCTCTTTATTCCGTTGGGATTTGGTGTCTGGCAGCTGGCAGCAGCGGCCATTACCGGTTTTATTGCCAAGGAAAACATCGTTGGTACCCTGGCTGTTGTTTATGGGATTTCCAACTTCATTGATACCGAGGAACTGGCGTTGGTTTCCGGTGCTTCCAGTGTTGCCGAGATTATGGGCCTGACTTCAGTAACCGCCCTTGCTTACCTGATGTTTAACCTGTTTACACCGCCGTGTTTTGCTGCCATTGGCGCAATGAACTCCGAAATGGAAAACGCCAAGTGGCTCTGGGGTGGGATTGGCCTGCAGTTTGGTGTGGGCTATACGGTGGCCTTCCTGGTTAACCAGGTCGGTACCCTGATTACCCAGGGCAGACTGGCAGAAGGTTTCTTACCAGGACTGCTGATTGTAGCAGCGATTGCAGTGGCTGTTGGTTACCTGGTTAAAAAAGGCAATCAAAAAGCTGAACACCGCTTGTTGGCTGCAAAATAA
- a CDS encoding HD domain-containing protein: MYRKCCEISLLFNRIEGSQEAVFPDCFRETIERIVLELLFEPFSNLINYQKFSMNINCLAGHSLRTALIAGGIGQNLQLDLQDRIELGIGAILHDIGKIRIDGKILNKPSKLSDEEYEKVKAHPQIGCQLLKNQTWIPANSLNMIRNHHERLDGSGYPDHKRAADLLLFDRIIAVSDVFDAMTCRRNYRQAFSLEEAYQVLMSEVSEHFDGRIVETLGDMMVNEGVRIDPVRKTYVLANGKGA, encoded by the coding sequence ATGTATAGAAAATGCTGTGAAATCTCACTGTTGTTTAATCGGATAGAAGGCTCACAAGAAGCTGTGTTTCCCGACTGTTTTCGGGAGACTATCGAAAGAATTGTGCTTGAACTATTGTTCGAACCCTTTTCCAACCTGATCAATTATCAGAAATTTTCAATGAATATCAATTGTCTGGCCGGGCATTCGCTTAGAACGGCATTGATTGCCGGCGGGATCGGGCAAAATTTGCAGCTGGATCTGCAGGACCGGATCGAACTGGGGATTGGCGCCATCCTTCACGATATCGGAAAAATCAGGATCGACGGGAAGATCCTCAATAAGCCGTCTAAATTATCGGATGAAGAATATGAAAAGGTTAAAGCCCACCCGCAAATCGGCTGTCAACTGCTGAAAAATCAGACATGGATTCCCGCAAACAGTCTAAACATGATCAGAAACCATCATGAACGGTTAGACGGCAGCGGTTATCCGGACCATAAAAGGGCTGCAGATCTCCTTCTCTTTGATCGGATTATCGCCGTTTCTGATGTCTTTGATGCCATGACCTGCAGACGCAATTATCGCCAGGCTTTTTCTCTGGAAGAGGCTTATCAGGTGCTGATGAGTGAAGTTTCCGAACATTTCGACGGAAGGATTGTCGAAACTCTAGGGGACATGATGGTTAATGAAGGCGTTCGGATTGATCCTGTAAGGAAAACCTATGTCCTGGCTAATGGGAAAGGGGCATAA
- a CDS encoding iron-containing alcohol dehydrogenase: MKFEFMTANRIIFEVGAIKKIGHLTSSFGNKALLASGMSEDETSKIVGYLNEAGITTIVVGVQGEPSVEGLKEALALARTEACNVVIGFGGGSTMDTAKVIAAMLNNDGEIIDYLEVIGGGQQLTQPSLPCIAIPTTSGTGAEVTKNAVISSKKHKVKVSLRSPYMLPELVILDPALTISVPQAVTASTGLDALTQVLEPFVSNQANPITDAFCREGLARAAKSLRQAFDDGTDLEAREDMAITSLFGGLALANAKLGVVHGFAGVIGGMFPIPHGVVCAALLPYAIEINVKALLRDDSGSVSVKRFDEVAQILTGNQQSTAEDCVLWIQNLCQHLKIPRLSAFSIKEDDFNEIIEKSMVASSMKGNPIKLNYEELEEILKRAL, from the coding sequence ATGAAATTTGAATTTATGACCGCCAATCGGATTATTTTTGAGGTCGGTGCCATCAAAAAAATCGGACACCTGACCAGCAGTTTCGGGAATAAAGCCCTGCTTGCTAGTGGCATGTCGGAAGATGAAACGTCAAAAATAGTCGGCTATTTAAATGAAGCCGGTATAACCACAATCGTCGTCGGGGTTCAGGGAGAGCCTTCTGTTGAAGGTTTAAAAGAAGCCCTTGCTTTGGCCAGAACAGAAGCGTGTAATGTCGTCATTGGTTTTGGTGGCGGATCCACCATGGATACCGCCAAGGTAATCGCCGCCATGCTTAACAATGATGGCGAGATCATTGACTACCTGGAAGTGATTGGTGGAGGTCAGCAATTAACCCAGCCATCTCTGCCCTGCATTGCCATCCCAACCACTTCAGGAACTGGGGCAGAGGTCACCAAAAATGCGGTTATAAGCTCAAAAAAACATAAGGTTAAAGTCAGTTTGCGCAGTCCCTATATGCTGCCGGAACTGGTAATCCTCGATCCGGCCTTGACCATCAGCGTTCCGCAAGCCGTGACAGCCAGCACTGGTCTTGACGCCTTAACCCAGGTTTTGGAACCCTTTGTCTCAAATCAGGCTAACCCAATCACTGATGCCTTCTGTCGCGAAGGTTTGGCGCGGGCGGCTAAATCCCTCAGACAAGCCTTTGATGATGGCACAGATCTTGAAGCTCGGGAAGACATGGCGATCACCAGTCTTTTCGGGGGATTGGCCCTGGCCAATGCAAAATTAGGGGTAGTTCACGGTTTTGCAGGCGTAATTGGGGGAATGTTTCCGATTCCACACGGGGTGGTCTGCGCTGCCTTGCTGCCATATGCCATTGAAATCAATGTCAAAGCTCTGCTCCGGGATGATTCAGGGAGTGTCTCCGTTAAAAGATTTGATGAAGTCGCTCAAATTTTAACTGGCAATCAGCAGTCAACCGCTGAAGACTGCGTTTTATGGATTCAAAACCTGTGTCAACACTTAAAGATTCCACGATTGTCGGCATTTTCTATTAAAGAAGACGACTTTAACGAGATTATCGAGAAATCTATGGTCGCCAGTAGTATGAAAGGTAATCCCATTAAATTAAACTATGAGGAGTTGGAAGAGATTCTTAAACGCGCCCTGTAA